In one window of Candidatus Poribacteria bacterium DNA:
- the argB gene encoding acetylglutamate kinase has protein sequence MNRTAEVLIEALPYIRSFYDRRIVIKYGGAAMEDETLIHSVMQDIVLMKYVGIRPIIVHGGGPRITAWMDKIGKVPEFIQGLRVTDAETVEIAEMVLGSINKQIVARINQHGGKAIGLSGKDANLILAEKQETQITDENGQHIDVDLGFVGKIIGVNTESVTALDRAGYIPIIAPIGVGVEGQTYNINADTMAGEIASAFQAEKLIMLTDTRGILRDLTDTSSLMPTLRMREIDKLIDEGFIAGGMLPKVEACTTALIGGVYKTHIIDGRIPHSLLLEVFTEGGIGTEIVR, from the coding sequence ATGAACAGAACTGCTGAAGTTCTTATTGAAGCCTTACCGTATATCCGCAGCTTTTACGACCGGCGGATTGTTATCAAATATGGCGGTGCCGCAATGGAGGATGAGACGCTCATTCATTCCGTCATGCAGGACATAGTGCTGATGAAATATGTCGGCATCCGACCTATTATCGTTCACGGCGGTGGACCGAGAATCACCGCATGGATGGATAAGATTGGGAAGGTCCCGGAGTTTATTCAAGGGTTGCGGGTAACCGATGCGGAAACGGTTGAAATCGCTGAGATGGTGCTTGGGTCAATCAACAAGCAGATTGTAGCACGTATCAACCAACACGGCGGAAAAGCCATTGGGTTATCTGGAAAGGACGCGAACCTGATACTCGCGGAGAAGCAGGAGACGCAGATTACCGATGAAAATGGGCAACACATAGATGTTGACTTGGGATTTGTAGGGAAAATCATTGGCGTGAACACCGAGTCAGTTACGGCACTTGACAGAGCAGGTTATATCCCTATCATCGCACCGATCGGTGTTGGTGTTGAGGGGCAGACCTATAACATTAATGCAGACACAATGGCGGGGGAGATCGCATCTGCGTTCCAAGCAGAGAAATTAATTATGTTGACGGATACGCGCGGTATCCTCCGCGATCTGACGGATACCTCGTCCTTGATGCCTACCCTTCGTATGAGAGAGATAGACAAATTGATTGATGAAGGTTTCATCGCCGGGGGTATGCTACCTAAGGTAGAGGCATGCACGACAGCACTCATCGGCGGCGTTTACAAGACACATATCATTGATGGACGTATTCCCCATTCTCTGCTGCTCGAAGTTTTCACAGAGGGTGGAATTGGCACCGAAATCGTTAGATAA
- a CDS encoding zinc-binding dehydrogenase has translation MQISAQISQFHGVGIPFEVCEMAMAATSDDVLVRVSLSTICGSDLHTVSGRRGAEIPCILGHEIVGTVAAPTHMRSATGDVLSEGDRITWSLTTSCGTCDYCAHRDLPQKCETMFKYGHARSEDAGAFSGGFATHIRLRPGTAIYHIPEGMTDPEAVPINCALSTVVNGLMNIGTQSGETAVVHGAGMLGIYATCYLREQGYEGIVVVDTNESRLEIARRFGATHTFNPDKTSVVEIESAVKELTNGRGADLGVEVSGATIGIPHLITWLAIGGRCVTLGYVYPNAHITVDAHQLVTKCVTLRGIHNYHHTTLGASIRFVEENRSRYPFAELIGETYQLAEINTAFEHAFRQEILRVAIAP, from the coding sequence ATGCAAATATCCGCACAGATTTCACAATTTCACGGTGTCGGTATCCCATTTGAAGTCTGCGAGATGGCTATGGCTGCCACCTCAGACGACGTTCTCGTCCGCGTTTCGCTTTCAACTATCTGTGGTTCCGACCTTCATACGGTATCGGGTCGCCGCGGCGCAGAGATTCCATGTATACTCGGACATGAAATCGTTGGGACTGTTGCGGCACCAACACATATGCGTTCAGCGACAGGAGACGTGCTAAGCGAAGGCGATCGGATTACGTGGAGTCTCACGACTTCCTGTGGAACATGTGACTACTGTGCACATCGGGACCTCCCACAGAAATGCGAGACGATGTTCAAATATGGTCACGCACGGAGTGAAGATGCTGGTGCTTTTTCAGGTGGGTTCGCCACGCATATCCGATTGCGTCCAGGGACAGCGATCTACCACATCCCCGAGGGTATGACAGACCCAGAAGCGGTCCCTATCAACTGCGCGCTTTCAACTGTAGTCAACGGCTTGATGAACATCGGCACACAGTCCGGTGAGACAGCTGTTGTCCACGGTGCCGGTATGTTAGGCATCTATGCGACATGCTATCTTCGTGAGCAAGGATATGAGGGAATCGTCGTTGTGGATACCAACGAAAGTCGTTTGGAGATTGCCAGACGCTTCGGTGCAACGCACACTTTCAACCCAGATAAGACATCTGTTGTGGAAATTGAATCAGCAGTAAAAGAACTAACAAACGGACGTGGGGCGGATCTCGGTGTAGAAGTCAGCGGTGCAACGATTGGAATCCCTCATCTGATTACGTGGTTAGCAATTGGCGGAAGATGTGTGACACTCGGTTATGTCTACCCAAACGCCCATATCACTGTCGATGCACATCAACTCGTTACAAAATGTGTGACGCTGCGAGGCATTCATAACTATCATCATACCACGCTCGGCGCATCCATACGTTTTGTGGAGGAAAACCGGAGCCGTTACCCATTTGCGGAACTTATCGGAGAAACATATCAATTAGCGGAAATTAACACCGCATTTGAACATGCATTTCGCCAAGAGATACTTCGCGTTGCTATTGCGCCATAG
- a CDS encoding DNA internalization-related competence protein ComEC/Rec2 has translation MKIKPRPALYFLIPYLLGIIAGKWASLPFLWLWIFVLLCFIGSIVTRTRQRFLCYAMLHLAIFAGGMLRLETVSHSPIPAHFYNEPIRFSGTTVYQPERGEEWDACYAVGELRLLSDSSQQVSAKFLIRFQELLPLRYGKHLTLTGVLRQPQTKRNPGGFDYRAYLSRQGITGIIDTNGRVRIGEHGGFPPGRWIETLRLQTERLIDIIYTETEAETPPLEPSLHAQLLKGILLGKRSDVPTETLDTFRNSGTFHVLAVSGLHVGLVAMFCYFGFSLFRFPQKILCLLTIIAVLIYASLIGFRPSVFRASLMAILFLFATLIDRDADLFNLLAFAALVLLLVNPLQVWDVGFQLSFVAVASIVYFVPKMEKPLRRLWEDAAGASSESEGSVLKKLRNAAVKWIVLSYLVTFAAQIGTGPLIAYHFFRTYPLGLIVGPFAVGLVSLIVAVGMASVCVGFIWLPFAKLLGVLNHTIVSLFLTLIGVFGQAWGVAKLTPPTFGLFVLYIACCLGITHWRVVYRQWKIASLIGLSVLTIWVWDTAFHEKGRLLEVITLDVGQGDAAIVRFPDNRMMLIDGGIQQTYYDKRKQKQVEYDVGERIIEPYLDFHGIRELDMVVLTHPDLDHGGGLGYILENFKVGRVLGISDMPLNSATHQRLHAIATARNIPYSFPYAGEIEFTSTATLNLLHPIDASSTNLLDTDKNDDSLVMKITYGEVDILFTGDIGKKAESRLIASGQDLRSEILKVPHHGSRTSSSAPFLDAVQPRCAIFSLGQGNRYRFPHADVVARYRERECPMLRTDESGAIILRTDGTRCWIREQLQ, from the coding sequence ATGAAAATTAAACCGCGCCCTGCGCTCTACTTTCTCATCCCGTATCTACTCGGTATCATCGCAGGCAAATGGGCATCCCTCCCGTTTCTGTGGCTCTGGATATTTGTACTCCTTTGCTTTATCGGTAGCATCGTAACAAGAACTCGTCAGCGGTTCCTCTGTTATGCGATGCTCCATTTGGCTATCTTCGCTGGCGGAATGCTACGCTTAGAAACCGTCTCCCATTCGCCAATTCCAGCCCACTTCTACAACGAGCCGATTCGCTTCTCAGGCACGACCGTATATCAACCCGAACGCGGGGAGGAATGGGATGCCTGTTATGCCGTCGGTGAACTCCGGTTATTATCGGATTCATCACAACAGGTATCGGCGAAATTTCTTATCAGATTTCAGGAGTTACTACCACTCCGCTACGGTAAACATCTAACGTTGACGGGTGTCCTGCGTCAACCACAAACCAAACGCAACCCAGGCGGTTTCGATTACCGAGCCTACCTTTCTCGGCAAGGGATTACCGGGATTATCGATACGAACGGACGTGTGCGAATCGGCGAACACGGAGGATTTCCACCCGGACGGTGGATAGAAACACTCCGACTCCAGACAGAACGTCTGATTGACATTATCTATACAGAGACCGAAGCCGAAACGCCGCCTCTTGAACCGTCATTGCATGCCCAACTTCTCAAAGGTATCTTACTCGGTAAACGAAGCGATGTTCCCACAGAAACATTGGATACCTTCCGAAACAGTGGCACCTTCCATGTCCTTGCTGTCTCCGGTCTGCACGTCGGACTTGTTGCGATGTTCTGCTATTTCGGTTTCTCGCTCTTCAGATTTCCACAGAAGATTCTTTGTCTCTTGACGATTATAGCAGTGTTAATCTACGCAAGCCTCATCGGTTTTCGTCCCTCCGTCTTTCGCGCTTCACTGATGGCAATCCTATTTCTCTTTGCGACGCTCATTGATCGAGATGCGGATCTTTTCAATCTATTAGCGTTTGCTGCGTTAGTGCTGCTCCTTGTGAACCCGCTGCAAGTCTGGGATGTCGGATTCCAATTATCATTCGTCGCCGTCGCTTCAATTGTCTATTTCGTCCCGAAAATGGAGAAACCGCTGCGTCGTTTGTGGGAGGACGCGGCGGGTGCATCTTCAGAAAGCGAAGGTTCAGTCCTGAAAAAACTTCGGAACGCCGCAGTCAAATGGATAGTCCTTTCCTATCTCGTGACGTTCGCGGCGCAAATCGGAACGGGCCCCCTCATAGCCTATCACTTCTTTCGGACATATCCGCTCGGTCTCATCGTCGGTCCGTTCGCGGTCGGACTCGTATCACTCATCGTTGCGGTGGGGATGGCATCCGTATGCGTCGGCTTTATCTGGCTCCCGTTCGCGAAACTGCTTGGCGTTCTCAATCACACGATTGTATCCTTATTTCTGACACTGATCGGTGTGTTTGGACAGGCATGGGGTGTAGCCAAGTTAACACCACCAACGTTCGGCTTGTTCGTTCTCTACATTGCCTGTTGTTTAGGGATTACCCATTGGCGGGTCGTCTATCGTCAATGGAAAATAGCGAGCCTCATCGGACTGTCCGTCTTAACGATTTGGGTCTGGGATACCGCATTCCATGAGAAGGGCAGATTGTTAGAAGTCATCACACTCGATGTTGGACAGGGAGACGCGGCAATCGTTAGATTTCCAGATAACCGGATGATGTTGATTGATGGAGGTATCCAACAAACTTATTACGACAAACGGAAGCAAAAGCAAGTTGAATACGATGTCGGTGAACGGATTATTGAACCCTATCTCGACTTTCACGGCATTCGGGAACTCGACATGGTAGTCCTAACGCACCCAGACCTCGACCACGGTGGTGGACTCGGTTATATTTTAGAGAATTTTAAAGTGGGACGAGTACTTGGCATATCGGATATGCCGCTCAATTCCGCGACCCATCAACGCTTACATGCCATTGCCACAGCGCGGAACATCCCGTATTCGTTTCCTTATGCTGGGGAGATCGAATTCACGTCAACCGCCACGCTCAATCTCTTGCATCCAATTGATGCCAGCTCCACGAACCTACTGGATACCGACAAGAACGACGATTCGCTCGTGATGAAGATTACATACGGTGAGGTAGACATCCTGTTCACGGGTGACATCGGCAAAAAGGCGGAATCCCGACTCATCGCGTCGGGACAAGATCTTCGTTCAGAAATTCTAAAAGTGCCGCATCACGGAAGCCGCACATCGAGCAGTGCCCCGTTTTTAGATGCCGTTCAACCGCGTTGTGCGATTTTCTCACTCGGTCAAGGGAACCGCTATCGATTTCCACATGCGGACGTGGTTGCGCGGTATCGGGAACGTGAGTGTCCCATGTTAAGAACCGATGAATCTGGCGCAATTATCCTCCGCACCGATGGAACAAGATGTTGGATTCGCGAGCAGTTACAGTAG
- a CDS encoding GNAT family N-acetyltransferase, whose product MPKNSILSQIPMDLGDDLKLRFATPADTDALAEFNTRLHEEESVGPGIRDLMSGDHPTCQASDFTVVEDTKTGKVVSSLCLISQTWTYSGIPFKFGQPEFVATEPEYRRRGLVRKQFEVIHALSEGRGELMQGITGIPWYYRLFGYEMALDMEAARVIDGIHIPSLKKGETETCCLRPRTDADNAFIQDIYESTLEQKVFACSRTPAMWAYEFNGRSAGSEARHEWLLIEDMEGTRLGYVQHFQWCYDNFLVMRMELKPGVGCLHHIRSLLRALWKKAEATPIVAESDNPKATGLQFMLGREHPIYQALPKAVVRQEPPYAWYIRVPDLIAFLRHIQPALEKHLIGTVAEGYTGALKLNFYRSGIHLKFERGRVTDIADWIPKDVEEGDAAFPDLTFLQLLCGRCRTEELTSNFVDCWTNGSSPAVLLDCLFPTFAGEIWHL is encoded by the coding sequence ATGCCAAAAAACAGTATTCTTTCACAGATACCGATGGACCTCGGCGACGATCTAAAACTCCGATTTGCTACGCCTGCTGATACAGATGCGCTTGCTGAATTCAACACCCGCCTTCATGAAGAAGAAAGCGTGGGTCCAGGTATCCGAGACCTGATGTCGGGAGATCACCCGACCTGCCAAGCAAGCGATTTCACCGTTGTTGAAGATACGAAGACAGGAAAAGTCGTGTCTTCACTCTGTCTCATCTCGCAGACATGGACGTATAGTGGTATCCCCTTCAAGTTCGGGCAACCCGAATTCGTCGCCACTGAACCTGAGTACCGCAGAAGAGGCTTAGTCCGTAAGCAGTTCGAGGTGATTCATGCGTTGAGTGAGGGGCGCGGGGAACTGATGCAAGGTATCACAGGTATCCCGTGGTATTACCGACTGTTCGGGTATGAGATGGCACTGGATATGGAAGCAGCGCGCGTTATCGACGGGATACACATCCCATCATTGAAAAAAGGCGAAACCGAAACGTGTTGTCTCCGACCGCGAACGGATGCAGATAACGCCTTCATTCAAGACATTTATGAGAGCACCCTTGAGCAGAAAGTCTTTGCTTGCTCTCGGACACCGGCGATGTGGGCGTATGAATTCAACGGACGTTCGGCGGGAAGTGAAGCACGGCACGAATGGCTTCTCATCGAAGACATGGAAGGAACACGACTCGGTTATGTCCAACATTTCCAGTGGTGTTACGATAATTTTCTGGTCATGCGGATGGAGCTTAAACCCGGAGTCGGCTGTCTGCATCACATCCGATCGCTACTGCGAGCGTTGTGGAAAAAGGCAGAGGCGACACCGATTGTCGCCGAGAGTGACAACCCGAAAGCAACGGGTCTGCAATTCATGTTGGGGCGTGAACATCCGATCTATCAGGCATTACCCAAAGCGGTTGTCCGTCAGGAGCCGCCTTATGCGTGGTATATCCGGGTGCCAGATTTAATAGCGTTTCTACGGCATATTCAACCCGCTCTCGAAAAGCATCTCATCGGCACTGTCGCAGAGGGGTACACCGGTGCGCTCAAACTCAACTTCTATCGCAGTGGAATACACCTTAAATTTGAAAGGGGTCGTGTCACGGATATTGCCGATTGGATTCCGAAAGACGTTGAGGAAGGAGATGCAGCGTTCCCTGACTTAACTTTTTTGCAGCTGCTGTGTGGACGGTGTCGAACAGAAGAGTTGACATCAAATTTCGTTGATTGCTGGACGAACGGTTCTTCGCCTGCGGTGTTACTCGATTGCCTGTTTCCAACGTTCGCTGGCGAGATTTGGCATCTCTAA
- a CDS encoding TIGR02221 family CRISPR-associated protein: MKIFVTFLGRGRENPETGYRKATYKFPDGSHETTAFFGLALASYINPDRLVILGTNSSQWGVLLENLAAEGEEEEARLEILDAETRGGVEQKHLDKVVNLMGRAVDCETVPRLIPFGINESEQYKILDVIAETVPEGTVNFDLTHGFRHFGTIGFLSTFMLARVRQRFEVENLWYGALEMTQDELTPVLKLDGLDRVRQWLEALNRFDATGNYRVFGSLLTKDGVKVNTAKHLENAAFYERTLNLSAAADEIRQFRPVLASDLPGASGLFKERLANRLRWVELDTLSKQQAELAYQYLQRRDYLRAAMFGWESLVSMSYEKKGLDPQKRENRERQNVLREVDSSKRKICENFNRIHNALAHGSSSNTESVPKMLADEQSLRTALQEAFNHLIGKPKNI; encoded by the coding sequence ATGAAAATATTTGTGACATTTTTAGGTAGAGGTCGGGAAAATCCAGAAACCGGCTACCGGAAAGCCACATACAAATTTCCAGATGGCTCTCACGAAACAACTGCATTCTTTGGACTCGCCTTAGCAAGCTATATTAATCCAGATCGTCTCGTTATCTTGGGTACAAACAGCAGTCAATGGGGCGTTTTATTAGAGAATCTCGCAGCGGAGGGTGAAGAGGAAGAAGCGCGACTTGAAATCCTCGATGCCGAAACCAGAGGCGGCGTTGAACAGAAACATCTGGATAAAGTTGTGAATCTAATGGGACGCGCTGTCGATTGTGAAACTGTCCCACGATTGATCCCCTTTGGAATCAATGAGAGTGAGCAGTACAAGATATTGGATGTTATCGCTGAAACTGTTCCTGAAGGAACCGTCAATTTCGATTTAACGCATGGGTTCCGCCATTTCGGCACCATAGGATTCCTGTCGACTTTCATGTTAGCACGAGTTCGCCAAAGATTTGAAGTAGAAAACCTATGGTATGGCGCGCTTGAAATGACACAAGATGAACTCACGCCTGTGCTTAAGTTAGATGGACTTGACCGAGTCCGACAATGGTTGGAGGCTCTTAATCGTTTTGATGCTACTGGAAATTATAGAGTATTCGGCTCGCTCCTTACCAAGGATGGTGTGAAAGTTAACACAGCTAAACATCTTGAAAACGCGGCTTTTTATGAACGAACGCTCAATCTCTCTGCTGCAGCAGATGAAATTCGCCAATTCAGACCTGTCCTTGCGTCTGACCTTCCCGGAGCATCGGGCTTATTTAAGGAAAGATTGGCGAACCGTCTGAGGTGGGTTGAGCTGGATACACTCTCAAAACAGCAGGCGGAATTAGCCTACCAATACTTACAACGTCGTGACTATCTTCGCGCAGCAATGTTTGGGTGGGAGTCACTCGTTTCAATGTCCTATGAAAAGAAAGGTCTCGATCCTCAAAAGCGAGAAAATCGCGAGCGGCAAAACGTTCTAAGGGAAGTGGATTCATCAAAACGGAAAATCTGTGAAAACTTTAATCGGATCCACAACGCATTAGCACACGGCAGTTCGTCTAACACTGAGAGCGTCCCAAAAATGCTCGCGGATGAACAAAGTTTGCGCACAGCATTGCAAGAGGCATTTAATCACCTCATAGGAAAACCGAAAAATATCTGA
- a CDS encoding DUF1874 domain-containing protein: protein MILLLNAAVMPIEGTYTLKRISKSKFQRLLQEADAAGNFQSYIGYPETARLIEQLTGVEIEVSREQAELAPGDSMLIVKLRHRIIDPTRKETPERSMDDFEFFRCDWKPLDGGETVE, encoded by the coding sequence ATGATTCTTTTACTCAATGCCGCCGTGATGCCTATAGAGGGCACCTACACTTTGAAACGGATTTCAAAATCCAAGTTTCAGCGATTACTACAAGAAGCGGATGCAGCTGGCAACTTCCAAAGTTACATCGGTTACCCCGAAACCGCTCGTTTGATTGAACAACTCACAGGTGTTGAGATTGAGGTATCACGGGAGCAGGCAGAACTCGCCCCCGGAGATTCAATGTTAATTGTCAAATTACGACACAGAATAATAGACCCCACACGTAAGGAAACCCCTGAACGCTCGATGGATGATTTTGAATTTTTTCGGTGTGACTGGAAACCTTTAGACGGAGGAGAGACAGTCGAATGA
- the csm5 gene encoding type III-A CRISPR-associated RAMP protein Csm5, producing the protein MKQKYQLQTITPVHIGTGETLNFMDGCYTNNRWYHIDLDKVLAHPSTDLNALTSEMSLRGFRWERYLRQHNTDLSELSAYHLPCPQSPEEVEIRAAIKTVHNQPYIPGSTLKGAIRTALLGEILNQSDDIYRESASQLENLIDQGARGNPRREQPARRIESLAFGKDPNRDLLRALQVSDTMPLESNSLEIGMAWTVTLDQNDQLVQKRDRGQEYKNFVQHIQAGQRLTFTLKMDERLFREREKTRLGFSQLQETTLRDIAEVCRSATDDLMRGEQEFFDDYNLSEIANVYDKLIDLNNTLPEGAFLLQIGWGTGYHANTVTSLFTNDEESPEDLQMDLRERFRLGESRSRRGHYDERKFPKTRRILYRGENPTVPLGWVKISPMED; encoded by the coding sequence ATGAAACAGAAATATCAACTCCAGACGATCACTCCTGTTCATATAGGCACCGGTGAAACATTAAACTTTATGGACGGTTGCTATACCAACAACAGATGGTATCATATCGATTTAGATAAAGTCTTGGCACACCCGAGTACCGATCTGAACGCACTGACATCTGAAATGTCTCTGCGAGGTTTTCGATGGGAACGCTACCTTCGACAACATAACACCGATTTATCAGAACTCTCTGCCTATCATCTTCCATGTCCGCAAAGTCCCGAAGAGGTTGAAATTCGAGCTGCTATCAAAACGGTTCACAACCAACCCTATATTCCCGGTAGCACTCTCAAAGGGGCAATCCGAACCGCACTGTTAGGGGAGATTCTCAACCAAAGCGATGATATCTATCGCGAAAGCGCAAGTCAATTAGAAAATTTGATTGACCAAGGCGCGCGAGGCAATCCGAGAAGAGAGCAACCTGCGCGACGGATAGAAAGCCTTGCTTTCGGCAAAGATCCGAATCGTGACCTCCTGCGTGCCTTACAGGTCAGTGATACGATGCCCCTTGAGAGTAACTCCCTTGAAATCGGAATGGCATGGACGGTTACACTCGATCAAAACGACCAACTCGTCCAGAAAAGAGACAGAGGACAGGAGTACAAAAACTTCGTCCAACACATTCAAGCAGGGCAGCGTCTGACCTTTACACTTAAGATGGATGAACGCCTGTTCCGCGAGCGCGAGAAAACACGACTCGGTTTTAGTCAGTTACAAGAGACAACACTTCGAGATATTGCGGAGGTGTGCCGTTCGGCAACAGATGACCTCATGCGCGGTGAACAGGAATTCTTTGATGACTATAATCTATCGGAAATTGCCAACGTCTATGATAAACTGATCGATTTAAACAACACGCTTCCAGAAGGCGCGTTCCTTTTGCAAATTGGGTGGGGAACAGGCTATCACGCCAACACCGTCACTTCTCTATTTACAAACGATGAAGAATCACCTGAGGATCTACAGATGGATCTACGGGAACGCTTTAGATTAGGCGAAAGCCGTTCCCGGCGCGGACATTACGATGAACGCAAATTCCCCAAAACACGAAGGATTTTATATCGAGGCGAAAATCCAACCGTCCCGCTTGGCTGGGTCAAAATCTCACCGATGGAAGATTAA